Proteins from one Oncorhynchus masou masou isolate Uvic2021 chromosome 12, UVic_Omas_1.1, whole genome shotgun sequence genomic window:
- the rpl30 gene encoding 60S ribosomal protein L30: MVAAKKTKKSLESINSRLQLVMKSGKYVLGYKQSQKMIRQGKAKLVILANNTPALRKSEVEYYAMLAKTGVHHYSGNNIELGTACGKYFRVCTLAIIDPGDSDIIRSMPDQPQGEK, translated from the exons ATGGTGGCCGCCAAGAAGACG AAAAAGTCCCTGGAGTCCATAAACTCCCGTCTCCAGCTGGTGATGAAGAGTGGTAAATACGTTCTGGGATACAAGCAGTCCCAGAAGATGATCCGCCAGGGGAAAGCCAAGCTCGTCATCCTGGCCAACAACACACCTGCCCTCAG GAAGTCTGAAGTGGAGTACTATGCCATGTTGGCCAAGACTGGCGTCCATCActacagtgggaacaacatcgaGCTGGGCACGGCCTGTGGAAAGTACTTCAGGGTGTGCACACTGGCTATCATCGACCCCG GTGATTCTGACATCATCAGGAGTATGCCAGACCAGCCACAAGGGGAGAAGTAG